TGGAAATATTCTCATCACTGACTTCAATATGGAATTAAAAGACAAGGACCACCTACTGGTATTTCATCTTTAGCTAGTTGTACAATCAGCAATATCAATAGTACTGCTGACATCAGGCTGATATGGTGATCTCATTTTTAATTTAAGGTAATGGGGCCCAGCGGCTGTGGGAAGACCTCATTGCTGCGTGCTTTGGCTGGTCTTTGGACTAGTGGTACTGGGGATATCATATACCATGCCAGAGATTCTAGGCAGCTTCAGACAGCAACTTTAGGTTCTAATGAGCCATCCAACATAAAGCCAGAGGGTGAAGAACTATTACAAAGTTCCAAGCAGAGAAGAGATAATGGCATTTTTTTTGTCCCACAAAGACCATATATGGTTTTGGGCACTCTTCGCCAGCAATTGCTCTATCCTACATGGACTGCAAATATACATCAGTCACCAACTAATGATGCTCAAAGCAAAGGTAATTTGTTTCATGGGAGGTATTGAGTACAAATTGTCATCTAGGTGCAAACCACATCGGTTTGGACGTTTAGTTAACATGGAAATTCTGCACGAACCGGTAATCCGAAAAGTAACTAACACATGAAATTTAATTTGTTAGTACAAGAAGAGAAATGTGCTCATGTACTAAAAGAAGGAAGAGGTGAAAACATTATTGCTCATATCATCAAACCATTTCTTTGTTTTGTTTCTCCCAACATGAATTTGTTTTTGAATAAGAGTACATAGGTAGATACCTAATATAGTCATTGTAGTATAGAACTTCCAATTTTGTTGAATGGCCAAGTATTTATTCTTTAGTTTTGAATCTTTGGCACTGATAACGTCTCGTTTATTTTATTTTAGCAAAGTCAGGAGGGGTGGTCCACAGCTGAATTTTTCCAGTAAAATCAGCAAACCAGAGAAGTACATAGCGAGTTACAGAATACAAAAAGAAAAAACCCAGCTAGTagagaaatgaaaaaaaattacaTGAAGACATCAAGGAAACTTTCCTCTAGTCTGGTCAGTCCCGAGTCCAGCAGAGCACAATGTTTCTTTCTGAATGCTTGTGCGTAACTCGGTGCACCTTCAACTTCAGACTTTCTTTACATTGCTTTGCCACCAGTGCAGCAGGAATGGTTATATGATCGAACACCTTGCGATTTCGAGCTAACCAAATAGTCCAGTAAGCTGCAGTGATGAGGATAATCCAACCTTGTCAGCTGTCCTGAATCAGCTCATTTCTTTCGACTGTATAGACGTCCCTAGGATCAAATGCTCATGCAAGGTCAATCCCAAGCTGCAAAACATTTTTCGTACGTTGGTAGAGAAGTGAGAAGCAATTTCACTACTCGCACATCCAAAAGGACACTTACCATCATCAATAACCCCCTGCCTTACTTTAATTCCTTGCTTTACCAGCAGTCAATCAAATATTTTTTCTTTCTTAGGTGCCGCAAAGGTCCAAATTGTGGAAAAGCTGGGTCCTGAATCCCACCCAAAATAGAGAAACGATAAAGGATACTGCCCTAAAATGTTTTGGAAGTCTAAGGCAACCAGTATCCTTGATTAGGCACAAAGCTTCCAGATGTTAACTAAGCAGAAGTTGCATCAGAGCCAGATAATTCATCTAatctcaaaaaagaaaagaaaaagggagCAGTTAACTCATCAGTGTCCCATTGAGAAGTTATGGATCGTTCGGGAATTAGCAATTCCTGATCTCAATCAGAAACATAAATGTTAGGTTGGAGAGCATGAGAAAGAGGGCACGGAAATGCAAGTATCATTGACCATTATTAGTCCATGTATCTGTAACACCTTGGTCCAGTTTGCCTCATGCGTTTAGTTACTTTGGTAGCAAGTTCGATTAATCCAACATGGAGGATTTAGACGATTTCAAAGTCTCAAGACAGCACAGAAATGCACCAGAACCAAGCGTAGTAACTCTAGCTTAACCTTTTCGAATCACTTGTGGATGAAAGTCCAAGTGAGTTAATATATGCATGGCTTTAGATTTTGTTCCCTGAGGTGTTACGGTTTATGCCTAAATGAGAAGTATTATGGTGTTTAAACTAACATAAGTCAACAAATTCTAGGCATTTGGAGAAGTTCTAGGAGTAGTACCACAGGATGGTTCTGAAATTTAGCATGTTCATTTCAGTGTTATTAATGCAGAATAATTCCATCTAACAGAAGTAAAATGCAAAAATTCTAGCAGTTACTTGTATTTTCCTTCTATCTTGTAGTTGCATCATTCTGGTCCGACAGTGACGCAGGAGTACTCCAGTTGTTTGAATTTTGTTGTCAGATGCGGAACAAACTTATGATTATCTGCGGATTCTGAACATTCATGTGCGACTGACCTAAAGTTGTGCTATTTTTTATGAATACCAGCTCCTCTTTCCTTTCTGTCTGAAGTCTCCACGTCAGATGGGGTGGGTGCCAAGCCTGAGATGCCCTCAACTGATGAACTGATCAGAGTACTTGAGGTTGTTAGGCTGGGCTACATATTACCACGTTTCAATGGCATGGATTCTGTCCATGATTGGGCTAGTGTTCTTTCCCTAGGGGAGCAACAGCGTCTTGCATTTGCTCGGTTGTTACTCGCAAAACCAACTCTGGTCCTACTGGACGAGTCCACAAGTGCACTAGATGATACAAATGAGGTAACAATCCATATACTGCTATTGCGCCTATATTTACTTTTACGAGCTGCTTCCTGCAACAAATTGTGAAGAAGACTGCTAATTCTGGAATTACCATCTATATATCTACTGAATTGCCCAAATAGTTTTACCTTAACACCATTTTAACTATTTCTCCCCTGGCTCAGGTTCATCTATACAGTCAGATTGAAGCTGCAGGGATTACATATATAAGTGTCGGTCACCGGAAGACACTTCACAGGTTCCACAACAAGGTTTTGTACATTTCAAAGTCCGATTCGGCAACTGGCAGCCTTCGTAATTGGGAGTTAAAGCCCACAGACCAGAAATCAATTGAAGAATCATCCCCATTTGCTTCATAAGAACTTCATGCGAACCAGTTTAGGCCCCTTCCTCAATATTCTTATCCCACATTTAACCCATTATGGTAAATATTGTTGCCCTACCAAGGATCCCATCTCCACGAGTTCAACGTTACAACTTACAAACTGGAGCTGGACTGTTGGCGAGGTTGATCTTACAGCTGGACTGACAAAATTGTGGCAGTGCTACTAACCAACCTGATAGCAGGATACGTTCTAGGACTTGGAATAATCTCACCTTTTTGTTTATGTTTATGCTTCATTGTTTAGAATGAAATATAACATATGTTTATGTACGGTTGATATTGCGCGCTGTTACCAACATTTTAATTTTTATTATCTGAATTTTCTCTGTTTATTTATTTCACACTTGATGGCTGTTAAAATCTTCCCATTTTTGATTTATTTTGTCATTCCGCCATCTATGTTCTAGCAACTGCAAGGAATCTCAGCTCTATAGAGTGATTTAGCTCACGAGGAACAGTTTTGAGTATTGATCTTCAGCAACTGCCGCGTGACAAAATCTTCTGAACTGAAGACCATTTGCTCTTTCTTGTATTCTCCAAGCAAGGAAAATTCACCAATTGCCAATAGAAACTGGTCTGTGTATTCTCCAAGCAAGGAAAAATCACCAATAGTCAAAAGAAACTGTAATCTTGATATTACAGTTTCACATACATATTACCCATGTACCCGTAGATGACCTGCCACGCTGCCATAATATGCAAAATATTCTACTCCAGATAATTTATGGGAGGTATCTTAACATGTTTACTGTGCATAATATGACATAATTTTTCTTTAATCACAAAAGATGTATACATGCTTTTCCTAATTCTTTTCATGCACATATGACCATacatttgatcttttttttttcCAAGCACCCATAGTAAAAAATGTTTTATATCTCCCTCGTATTGTAGATATTTTTTGAAAATGTTAACTATAGAAGCAATTGGTGTACATAATTTTTAAAATATGTGGAGACATTTTAAAATATGCATTACGATTGAAGGAATGTCAAATAAGAAATTCACATGTTTTAAATATGGATTTAAAGTTGCAAAAGAGCAAAGCGAAGTAGGATTGGTGGTAGCTGGGGTAATGTACTCGAGGACGCCCCTTATGCATCATGAACAGTAGCATAAGCATAATTTTGCTAATATATGTTCTCTGCTTCCAATAACACAAATGATAAATAAATGAGGGTTGAATGACATTTCTTTGTGAAAGGAATATGTGAGTTGTTTCTACAAGAACGTTTAGCATCATGTTTAGAGTTTTTTGTTGTTGAGAAAAGGCCAAAGGCTATATATTAAAGCATACCAATCCGTACAAGGCCATCTGTACATCAACTGAAAATTACACACGTCTTTGGGGAAATTGACGACATCTTCCCTCTTGCACTTGCTGACAGTATGATGCGGGCGAAGCTCGATGCCGTCTCTGGATCTCTGAAACACCATCGAAGTCAGGCAAATGTTCTTAACGCAGCGGCCAAGAAGTTTGTAGTCGGAGCCGAAAGGCACCGCAGACATTGATTTGAAAAAGCAGATCACCATCCCAGAGAAGAAGGTGATGAAAAGGGTTGGACGACTGCCCTTGATTCGGCTAGACAGATGCAGATAGACCTAACCGCACAAGCTCCCCGACGATGTCGAAATTAGCCGAACGTTGTTGGCCGAAGAAGGAACCATAGGACCAAGACACGAAGCATCACGGTGCACTCCGCCGAAAGACCCGTTCAAAGACCACCTGCATAACACGAAGACACAAGCAGATCCACCACTCCAGAAGAGCAGTGACCAGGCGATCTGCCATCGTCCTCTATGCCACTGTTGAGACCCCCGCCGACGAGGTGGATCACGAGTTGGGAAAACCTTATTCTTGATTTGCAAGGTACATCCATCATCACCACAGTGCCACCGTTGGAGCGGCAGGTGGAGCTAGAGTAGATTTGTGGCCTTGCCGGGAGGGAGGGGAGTGCTGACGGCTATCTAGGATTTCTAGAGAGGGAGAACGAGAAACTAGCGTTTAGAGTACACGGAGCTTTGATCTACAAGAACAAACATGGAaataagaaaaaagaaaaagcaaaATGATATTTGTATTCTCGGTTCTTGAGTAGCCCCTCTTCCCTAGCCACAGTCGTGCCTCATGAACAATACCATaattttgccaatattttttattttctgCCAACAACATAAATGACAAAGGAACAGTGAGATACAAGTTGTTGTTGCTACAAGAGCGTTTTACAAAGACCCACAAAAAACCGTGTTACAAAGATAAGAAAATAAATACTGCAACAATGCACCACGATCTCCGTCTAGAAGATCATTGAAAAGATTACGCCAGAAGGGGACTAGCCGCCCAATCTAACGTGCAACTAGCGACAAAGTGTTTTTTGGCTCAGGATGCAAAATAATGTTTTTATTCGTGAGAGTATTGAGATCATGTCTTGGATTCAACAAATACTTCTTTATTTTCCATTGTGTTGCCCCATCTTGCACAGTGGTTACATAAAACTACTTGAGCTAAACACTAAATAGAAAGCCATAGAAATCCCGGCACAAAAAAAAGCCATAGAAATAACCTGTTGCATCTCTTAATTAAGAAGTGAAACAATATTGGGACCAGAAGAGAAAAGCCTCCTTGCAAGAAAATTACTCTGGTAGAGAGGAGGTGGGATGGCAAATGAACAATCGCAAGCACCCAATAATACATTTCTAAAAAGTACAGTATAAAGACAGTTCACATAGTATTACAACAGCGACGCTACGCGTACGACGGTTTCCATCTGATTTCCGTAGGATCTCCCAGCTGACCCGTTGGATCCCAACATCATTTTAATCTTTGCGGTTCAGGAGTACCGGCAGGCATCGGATCAAAAATGTCGCACGCATAGCTATTATTTCTTCAACATTACAATGCTTTCTCCATTTCGCCCTGTATAAATCGCCCATACGATCgacctcatcatcatcatcttctgtACATATACTACTGTAGTAGTATTGATCATCACATCCTTCTCCCGCCGGTCCCGGTCTCCCTCTGGCAGTTGAAGTAGACGGCGGCGACGGGCAGGCCGAGGTTGTAGAGCTCGGCGAAGTCGCGGGTGCTGAAGTTCTGCCGCCACCCCGGGGCGTACACCGTCTGGCGGCCCAGCTGCTGGAAGAGCAGGAACACCAGCCGGTGGATCCCGAGCACCGGCCGCGGGCCCTCGTAGCACACCACCTCGGTCCCTAGATATGCATCCACGTCCACGCATACAAAAGTTTCATTAGATTACAATTATATATAATGTAGTGATTAAAGACATAATTAAGATCAGTTTTCTTCTCCTGTACCAAAAGACACTCCTGTCGTCGCCGGGATGTCGGTGACCAGCCTGCATGAGCACATCACATTAATTTCATAGGTTACCTGCATTTGCTTAATTACAAGAAGAGAGCAGATGACAGGTCTTAAGTGATCAAGCTGATGATTAAGTTTGTACAGGGCATTCTGGTCTCAGGAAAACCTCAAGATTCTGTTGCCATTTGGGGCGACGCTTTTAGGCTATAGAGTAAGCCACCCTGGCAAATTACACAAGAGTACACAATGGTTGTCAAGCAGCCCCTTCCCAGCATGGGCATGGGCATGTAAAGAGGGATAACGTTTTTCTCTCTCTCTAGTCaaaaccaattttttttgtgCTGTGCAAGTTTCATTTTGGAAAATTAAAAATGAATAAAGCCTGAGATGTGCATATATTAGCATGTTGGGTCACATGCTAGTTTTTCTTTAAAGATAATGACTCAAATTTTTATTTCCTTCCACTTATGTACAGTACCGTTTCCTGGTCACATACTCTCCTCCCTCAGGTGAAACCTCAGTTGTGATATTTCTTTCTCTATGAAAAGGAGGataacccccggcctctgcatcgagCGATGAACCTAAATTGTGCTATGGTGCCACAATAATATTGTATAAGAGATAATATTAATGTCCTTACCCGATTCTTTATTTTGTTTGGCTTCATGTTGTAAGACCTCGTGAGAAGTTCTCTTTTCTTTTCTAAAACTAGCAAAAGCGAAGGAATTACTCTGTACCGTTGTATAGGACATATAGTTCAAACTTAAAAACATTAAATAGGTCAAACTCAAATCAATGAATaaggatcccccccccccccccacaaaaTCTTTAGCTAAATACGTATTATCAAGGATGGAGTTTTTTATTAGTAATATACATTTCATTGCAAGTCTAGTTAATAATCTACAGACTAGAGCATATaatttactccctccgttccaaaataagtgtcttgagctcaagacacttattttgggacggagggagtaatacaAAGCCGTAaaatgtcattttgttttatCAGTGACGGGCTAACGGTACATGCATCTTCTATAGAACCGAAAACAATTTGCTACATCTAGCAACTCCAACCTTTCATTTTTACTTAAATTTATGTGCTTCGCTTGCTTTAGTTCATTGGAAGTTGAGTTCTAGTAAACTTAGCAATGAATTTGTAATCGCATTTATGGTGCAACTAGCTTTGTCCTTGTTAAATTGTTGCACACGaactatttttatttttaatgcAAGCAAATATAAACCCATAATGTGATAACACTAATTATCAAATATATAATTGTCATGGCTATTTCAGTCTGATTCTAGTTGTACAATGCAAACAACTTGCGATTTCATAGTAATTTGGTATGCCTTGAATATTTGTCCTTTTAACTTTTGTTTAATATGCTTTATGCATTAGAATAGGTGTatgtgtgcatgcgtgcgtgttgatgtttattttttttataaaatttTCCACTCCTAAGTAGATGCGCCTCTCATGCACGGGTCTAGATAATATGCTTTGATGATGTGCATATATAGGATTACCTAAGATAATTCTGAAGTTACTAATCGGTGAGATGATTTAAAAGCATACATAAACTCTTTTATAGGTACATATAGTTGCTTAATCGTATTATTGGGCATCTAAAAGTGCATTCCCTGACCACTAAACTGTACGTATATGTCAATCTAGCATCATGCACAAAAAAATACGTAAGAAATATACCTTAGCATTTAATTACTACCTCTGTAAacaaatgtaagacgttttttggtTCTGCATAGGGCataaaaaacgtcttatattttgttTAGGGGGGCAGTAGTGATCTAAAATGTCATAcatttgtttacagagggagtatttacTTATTTGTGTATCATTTAGTTGTTCTGCGCATAAAATCAAGAAGCTGTTCCTTTTCATTTATTTAGCACTTTTATCTTTGGCTTTGAAATCTGCTAGAGCCCTAGCATGAAGTACTTTTGAGTTGGAGGGGAGGTTGGGCGCACAAGAATTTGATTGAACTCAGGTGGTGATGAGTGGGCCATTCAGCCATATATGTCTCCACCACACCACGTGAGAGAGTGAGTGAGCTATCCTCATTAATCCCTTCGAAGGCTTTTTGGGCTGAAAGATCCTATTTGGCCCCGTCAGCTGTATACAAATATCTGCCTGGGGCAATatataaatctgaatttatatagaGACTCTGCTGGTGCTAGGTCAGGGGAACGGCATGTTGGTGGGGATATTTCCAAGCAAGCTAGCTAGGGAAGTAGGAGGGAaatcttttgttttgttttgtttgttgGTGCATGCTCTGCTCTCACCAGTGCAAGTACTCCCTAAGGCTGGGATCGCTGGGGCTTGGAGCATCCGGATCCACCATCACCTGCGCGCACCCACTAGAGTAAGTAATCTAGGACTGGGAGGAGCAATTAAGCAGGAGCGCGCGAGCATGGCACGTACGGACGGAGTGGAACTCACCAGCGTGTAGAAAGTGCGCATGTCCGGGCCGCCGACCTCGACGCGCGGCGGGTCGGCGATGGCGGACGGCCTGAGCTCGCAGCCGTTGGCCACGTCCCTGGACGCGTAGCCGACCCGCAGCGCCACCCGCCGCACGAACGGGTCCACCACGTCGCCGATCACGCGACCCACCACCAGCGGGTCCCCGCGCTGCGCATGCATGCCGCTccccaccatcttcttcctcctgtcACCGCTGGTccttctccgccggccgccggCACAAGTGGCGGTATGTTGATGAAGGCGGCCAGCTCTATTAGCTCTAGCTGCGTCTGCGTGTGTGTGGTTTTGCTGCTCCCGTCGTTGTTGCTGCTGCACCTGCACCACGACGAGCGGACGTACTTATAGAAGAGGGGGAGAGGAGAGACAGATCTCTGGGCTAGCTAGCTCGCTCCTCCAGCGCGACGCCTCTAGCTAGCTATAGCTGCTGGATCACGAGGTGTCCTGCGTGCGTCAGGCTGCCCTGACCGGTCCGATCCGATGGTTGCTGTCGACGGGAATCTATGGATCGGCCGGCCACCAAGTCCATTCCTCTGCCTCCTgtggcgaggaggaggaagagtcGCGTTTGGGAAAGGGGGAGTTGGTGGGTCAAATGGCCTATTGCCCGTCTAGGAAAGGAGAGGTGCCCGTGCTGGCGGTACGTGCGGCGCATGAGAGTGGCCGAGAGCGAATATACAACAGTCTATATCACCTCGATGTTTTCTACGTATTCTCTATGCTTTGTATCGACTCGATACTACATTTTAAGTTAATAAAAATACTTTTTATAAAAAAGATGTGTTCTCTCAAACTAAAATTTTGTTAATACAACATAATTGTGCACTCATCCCTAAAAACATATGCACGCTCACCCTATCTCTATAAGCACCTCCGAGGTATCGAGCCCACAAGGAACCTAACCATCAGGACTACTCTCAGTTCACACCACAAACTAAATTGATTAGCTAGCACATGGTTGAGCTCTTAACAGTTGTATTACTGCGAAATTAATGAGATTTgcaaaaaaaggaagaagaaattaatgagcTTGGGTGCGGGGTAGACCAAGAGGAAAATTTAGGTGGAGGAACGAATTTGAGTGGAGTCGCTTCTTTTCAAGTAAATTCAAGTGATCTGTAAGCAAGTTTTCTTTTACAAAAGAACAGAAATAATCTTTTATTGCAATTTAAATTCTGAGTGGGGTAATACACCACGTCTCGGTTCGGTCAGTCCTTTTTCGGCTTGTCACCCCTCCCCCACACCCGTGCGACCTTGAATTTAAACTTTCGTAAAAGCCCCCACTCTGGTATTTGGCTTGTCCCTCGGTCCATCGATAGTCCTCATTCTTGACACGAGCTTTCCTTTAAATTCTGAAAGTGGTCTCATTTCGAACTTTGTTTGGCTGCTCGTTTGCCTGCGGGTTCTAGGAATCACTTGATGTGGGCCACCTTGTCGGTTATCTAGTCGACTCCCTTCACTCACTTGCTGCTCCGGCGTCGGTGCCACAAACAAAGCTTGGCATCCTCATTCATGATGTTGTGTGTTTCGAACCTCTGGAAACACATGAATGATGTTGTCTTCAACGTGGCAACCACTGTATTGTTCGACTTAGGAAGCAGTGCAAAGATGATGACGTCTTATGGCAGGCCAGATTCCCGCGTGATAGACGTCACGAGGCTGATGCTTGGGTTGCCTGCTTCTCAGCTAGGAGGAAGTGATGGACCCCCCCTCTCCATTCGTATCCCCTTGGTGTAAATATCTCTATATTCCCCCTCAGTGTGAAAAAATTGTCTGTGGCTTTGGgctttttttcatgaaaattcAAGTGGGAATCTCCTCCCCTGTTGATTTTCTTTTAAAAGGGTTAACACGCGACAACCAGTACGAAATGAGGTACCAAGAATTTAGAGATATCAAGAATGGGTTGGCCTTTAGATGAATTATGGTAATCCTGCTTTCTTTGCTATGTTTCAACAGCAAATTGTAAAATAAGACGAGCACACTTTGTCCAGCTGCAGCTAACTGAGCATAACTATGTTTAAAAAGGCATGTCTAGCATTTCTACTCGAAACCCTATATGCGGTGTTTACATAATCAAATGCATACCCCCTCCGTTTGCGAATAAATACTTCTACTACCTTTTGTCCGAGTCATAGTTTTAAAATTTTGACCAACTAGATGATTAAAAATGCATACTAGAGCACTGGCAATCCGGATTAAAGGTAGGACCAACATGTCATAAACCACTTTGAACATTAATATATGGTTCTACCCATTTTGCTATGGTGTCCTCTTTGGTTCTCAACAGATAGATTAGATTGATTTGAATTACGAAATTCTACACTGGTTCATCATGCTCAGATCGCAAAGGGCATAATAAACATGGAACTCCTGTTCCTGCACAGAAGGTGTGACAGTGACCAACCATACGCAGCGGGCCTAGCTAGCCAGATAGCTCACCGGAAACATTTGCACGGAGGCTTTTCCCGCACCAATCTTGGCATGGCGTCATGTCCTCCTACGTGCGCGATGGAACCAGGGAACCCAAAAGAAAGGCGGGCGGCTTTTCCTGCTGTCTTTTTATCCGGTGCGACGACGACGAGACAGTCAAATGGACGGATCGGTGGTGCATGGCAGTGGCAGTGGCAGAGGACGGCGTGTCCCTGTGAAACTCAAGCCCCATCGCTAGCTAGCCTGGCTGGGCGTGTCCTTTTTGTCACCCGCCCGCACGTAGCTCTCACTCCCTGTCCCCGTCATAGGGGCTGGTCTGTCGAGTTCCCATTGGCTCGCTCAGAGACTTTTGGCCGCGCCCGGATTAATTACCCCCACCCAAACCAGGATGAGCCTCGGATTTGGGCCGCGGGACGTCGGGGACGTCGACACCTCGACAGTCGCTACTCGTTTACCTGAGGTGAAAGATCCGTCGACGTGTCGAGTCCCCTGCGGCCGCCGGCTCACACTGCCTGCCGCCATGACATACATGGTCTTGCTTGTGATCCCAACCGTAGTGTGCCGGCGTTCATCTCAAAACAAAGTGGACAGTACTACTAGTGGTGTTTCATCTTTCTTTTTCCATGATAAAATCTTTAAGCTCTTGCTGCGATGATAACTTGCACTATAATGTTGAGAGATGATAACAAGACTGTTCCAGGACGACTGGACGAGGGAGTCTGTATGCAGTCCATATTGAAGTAtacaaaacatcttatatttataCACGAAGTGAGTATAAGACCTGCACGAGCAAACTGTATCTAAAAGAAGGAGCAAATTGTATCTAAAAGAAGGAGCAAGCTGTATCTTATGTCAAACATATTTCTAGTTTGACTAAGATTATAGATTTTTTTGGGAAATCTATTCTGCATAAGTTTCACCTTTTTTCGAAATgaaggcaaaagatttgcctcatccattaattaagaagagagaatAGAGTTTATTACAACCGACCCACGACAGACCCACATGGCGATTACTCGCGTTCAAGTAGTGCCCCTAGTTTTTTTGCTCCCGCTATACTCCAAAGCTTT
The Aegilops tauschii subsp. strangulata cultivar AL8/78 chromosome 3, Aet v6.0, whole genome shotgun sequence genome window above contains:
- the LOC109786434 gene encoding protein FLOWERINGUS T 1 produces the protein MVGSGMHAQRGDPLVVGRVIGDVVDPFVRRVALRVGYASRDVANGCELRPSAIADPPRVEVGGPDMRTFYTLVMVDPDAPSPSDPSLREYLHWLVTDIPATTGVSFGTEVVCYEGPRPVLGIHRLVFLLFQQLGRQTVYAPGWRQNFSTRDFAELYNLGLPVAAVYFNCQRETGTGGRRM